The DNA sequence TGTAGCACTTACGGCTGATGGACCTAGGCGCGTTATGGCCTCATGTCACACACCGATAAGTGATGGCATGCATGTATTTAGTCATTCGCAGCGTATTGAAAAGTTAAGAAAAAATATTGTTGAATTGGTATTAAGTGACTTGCCTGAGCAACAATTGCCGATAGAGCCAAGTGCGCATACTACCGAATTTGAACAAGTAGTACTTGATACTGGTGTTACTGAGGTGCGTTTTGCCAAAGGTAAGCAAAGTGTTGATAGCTTGCCTAAAAACAGTGATGGTACAGTTGAGGATAGCTCGCACCCGTATATGCGTATGGATTTAAGCCAATGCATTGATTGTAATCGCTGTGTTCGTGCTTGTGATGAAATTCAAGGTGAGCAAGTATTAAGTGTTAGCGGTCGTGGTTTTGATGCCCGCATTATCAAAGGGCAAGATGTTAGTTTTGATGAGTCAGACTGTGTGTCATGCGGCGCTTGTGCGCAAACTTGTCCAACAGGAGCGATAACTGATGTCTTTAGGCAGCAATTAGCTAAAACAACAATTAATGAAAGCCAACCGTTAGATACAGTACGCACAGTATGTTCATATTGTGGGGTAGGTTGTAACTTAGAAGTATCGGTGCAAGATAACAAAATTATCTCCATTCAAGCGCCTAAAGATGCAGAAGTTAATGCCGGCCATACCTGTTTAAAAGGCCGTTATGCATGGCGTTTTTACAATCATCCAGACAGGCTAACCAGCCCATTGGTGCGCATTAATGGCGAACTAACCCCAGTTAGTTGGCAGTACGCTTACGACTATTTAGCTAATAAAATGTTGGCGATAAAAGCTGAGCATGGCGCAGATGCCTTAGCTGGAATTTCATCGGCACGCTGTACCAATGAAGAGAACTACTTACTACAAAAAATGATGCGCGTGGTATTAGGTACTAACAACATTGATTGCTGTGCACGTGTTTGTCATTCACCAACAGCGTACGGTATGCAGCAAAGCTTTGGTACGGGGGCTGCAACCAACTCTATTGAGGATTTAAAACAAACCGAGTTTATTTTACTTATTGGCGCAAACCCAACGGCTGCGCACCCCGTTACTGGTGCTAAAATCAAACAAAAAGCCATGAAGGGTACGCCATTAATTGTTATTGATCCGGTTAAAACTGAGCTTGCACGCTTTGCCAATTGGCATATTCAACTGCGTCCGGGTACCAATGTGGCGGTATTGAATATGATGGCGTACTACATCATTAGTGAAAAGGTATTTGATACCAGCTTTGTTGAAAATAGAACAGAAGAGTTTGACGCCTATAAAGCAGCCATTTTAGCATTAGATATGGATGAACTAGCTAGTATTGCTGATGTAGATAAACACATGGTTAAAGAGGCGGCAATTGCTTACGCTAAAGCCAATAACGCCATGAGTTTTCACGGCTTAGGG is a window from the Litorilituus sediminis genome containing:
- the fdhF gene encoding formate dehydrogenase subunit alpha; translation: MSNQDITNSKTAFLNGVAYPIEQGESILAFSRRVQTSDNIPTLCDDSRLEPYGSCRVCSVDVALTADGPRRVMASCHTPISDGMHVFSHSQRIEKLRKNIVELVLSDLPEQQLPIEPSAHTTEFEQVVLDTGVTEVRFAKGKQSVDSLPKNSDGTVEDSSHPYMRMDLSQCIDCNRCVRACDEIQGEQVLSVSGRGFDARIIKGQDVSFDESDCVSCGACAQTCPTGAITDVFRQQLAKTTINESQPLDTVRTVCSYCGVGCNLEVSVQDNKIISIQAPKDAEVNAGHTCLKGRYAWRFYNHPDRLTSPLVRINGELTPVSWQYAYDYLANKMLAIKAEHGADALAGISSARCTNEENYLLQKMMRVVLGTNNIDCCARVCHSPTAYGMQQSFGTGAATNSIEDLKQTEFILLIGANPTAAHPVTGAKIKQKAMKGTPLIVIDPVKTELARFANWHIQLRPGTNVAVLNMMAYYIISEKVFDTSFVENRTEEFDAYKAAILALDMDELASIADVDKHMVKEAAIAYAKANNAMSFHGLGVTEHSQGSRAIMCIADLVMLTGNIGRKGVGMNPLRGQNNVQGAADMGCQPHQGAGYLDVTQAENIEYYQSHYQISDKANWPVNIGYKIPEMFNAALAGELKALWIMGEDVVQTDPNQKHVVASLSNLELLVVQEIFLSETAKMADVVLPGSSFLEKDGTFTNGERRVQKVNAAVPPKAGCKTDGQIVVDMMNALGYAQADYSADTMLEEISQVVPFFAGITWQNLGDNGLQWPVAKDGTDTKILHADSFTRGLGKFHFYEFEESQEVLSHGEAFPFILTTSRNLEHYNAGTMTRRTANERIVSEDVLLINPEDAKQKAIEDRSKVRLFSARGEIELTAEVSDKVNKGILFTTFHFPELMINRVTGDITDKHTKCPEYKVVSVGIEPVI